AGTTTATGACTCACTTGAAAGCACAAGCTGCAAGAATCACTGATGAATAAGATTTTATCCAAATCATCCAAGGGAGTGGCCTTGGCCTTATCGTTTTGTCTTGAACAATCAAGTTTACTTTAACACttcaaaaattgaaatgaaaatCTTGGGTGCTAGTACGAGAGGGTGATTGATCAAGATGAATCGGAGAAACAGTAGGAACATGGCTGCCTGACCGTCTGATTCCTCTTCCACGTCTAGTAGGAGAATTAGGCAGGGATGTGGGTGAATCCAGGCTCCGCCTTAAGATACTCCTCATTGCGGATATTAAATGCACAGCCGGATTGGAAGGCGGGGATGATGACTTGAACTTGTTGCAGAAACTCGTGTGTAGAAGCAGCGCCTCATCTTCCTGCAGCTCGTTCCTCATCCTCATCTCGTATTTGACCACTTCTGCACACAGTCCGCATATCCATATTCCCTTGTATCGTTGTCGAATGCTGTGAATGTAGGCCTGCGTGCACTCCTCTGTGAATCCACAGCAATCGCAGCTAGCACACTCAACTGATTGATCAATTATTGcaggattgattacaatttacaaTGGCTTCTTCACTCACAGACATTCCTTGCTGTACTAGTTAAACAAGGAAAACAACTTAATTTGCATCTAATCGATCACATATGaaagaaattcaattaattaaattgtttaCCTGGATGGATGGAGGGTGTGTGATGTGATTTATCTCTG
This genomic window from Daucus carota subsp. sativus chromosome 7, DH1 v3.0, whole genome shotgun sequence contains:
- the LOC108195096 gene encoding uncharacterized protein LOC108195096, encoding MEAWVGVKCSFNNKLFRRYRDKSHHTPSIHPVECASCDCCGFTEECTQAYIHSIRQRYKGIWICGLCAEVVKYEMRMRNELQEDEALLLHTSFCNKFKSSSPPSNPAVHLISAMRSILRRSLDSPTSLPNSPTRRGRGIRRSGSHVPTVSPIHLDQSPSRTSTQDFHFNF